One segment of Solanum lycopersicum chromosome 1, SLM_r2.1 DNA contains the following:
- the LOC138341835 gene encoding probable E3 ubiquitin ligase SUD1: protein MEIATAVPASNDVGGGGTSPAERSSADAINSSSSPSASSSSGLSTDQMTRKDLNSLACRFDDDEEEEDVCRICRNPGEADNPLRYPCACSGSIKYVHQDCLLQWLNHSNARQCEQMYEMFASPLT, encoded by the coding sequence ATGGAGATCGCAACGGCGGTGCCGGCTTCGAACGATGTTGGCGGTGGTGGAACTTCTCCGGCGGAACGCTCCTCCGCCGATGCGATCAATTCGTCTTCATCACCGTCTGCATCTTCTTCCTCAGGGTTGTCTACGGACCAGATGACACGTAAAGATTTGAATTCTTTGGCCTGCAGGTTCGATGACGACGAAGAAGAAGAGGATGTTTGTCGGATCTGTCGGAACCCTGGTGAAGCCGATAATCCTCTCCGGTATCCTTGTGCTTGCAGTGGTAGTATTAAGTATGTTCACCAGGATTGTTTACTTCAATGGCTTAATCACAGTAACGCTCGCCAATGCGAGCAGATGTATGAGATGTTTGCTTCTCCTTTAACCTGA